The following proteins are encoded in a genomic region of Ostrea edulis chromosome 7, xbOstEdul1.1, whole genome shotgun sequence:
- the LOC125656097 gene encoding uncharacterized protein LOC125656097 has translation MSALLSFTQFTDYGSYFSLPLPFSVLLGVAIAALGVLLCIFIAVTRCVRRHCCEGRIQMTKDEFSSSRQIIDSDVEIGAVDRPSSKKRHRAKLSLPGNGIQEEPSSHGYADIDDLDENLDDYINVNNAFTESDSDDFDYENLRGGV, from the exons ATGTCAG CTCTTCTGTCTTTTACTCAGTTCACGGATTATGGCTCTTACTTCTCCCTCCCTCTTCCCTTCAGCGTGTTACTTGGTGTTGCTATAGCCGCCCTTGGAGTTCTTCTCTGTATTTTTATTGCTGTTACGAGATGTGTTCGAAG ACATTGTTGTGAAGGGAGAATACAAATGACCAAAGATGAATTCTCAAGCTCTCGACAAATAATAGATTCTGATGTCGAAATAGGGGCTGTGGATCGACCGTCTTCGAAAAAACGGCATCGGGCGAAATTATCCCTCCCAGGTAACGGGATTCAGGAAGAACCGAGCTCACACGGATACGCAGATATCGACGATCTTGACGAAAATCTAGATGACTACATAAATGTGAACAATGCGTTTACAGAATCAGACTCTGATGATTTTGATTATGAGAATTTAAGGGGAGGAGTGTAA